A single genomic interval of Shinella zoogloeoides harbors:
- a CDS encoding putative bifunctional diguanylate cyclase/phosphodiesterase, whose protein sequence is MTRPPKTTLRLIAVAWPFVLIVILQTALATFSLQVTSSLRAFVTGESLWSKGQHDALYYLNRYAESGNRSFVDRYHQAMAIPMGDRSARLALEASPADNAAAFEGFLKGGNHPDDIPNVIWLFRYFRWLPIMDASIRDWRTAEGVLMQLLPIGEGIDASRHISDVDRRDITRQLDEINALVTPLTRRFSDRLGEGTRQVQTVLFAANLAIALLFIALTVWRLNSFLAHRRNIEEQLSHSANHDDLTGLPNRRLFEEKLAGVLDNAEARHALMFIDLDQFKAVNDNGGHAAGDALLRRVSRDLSNAIRGSDVLARLGGDEFGIVLPNCLPDDALRIAMRLREITESIDFVWSGHRYSISASIGVVHLGGRGYTLQEALRAADIACYMAKEKGRNRVHVFETSDAAQNQFTANLSWVQRLHRALEEDRFQLFSQAIAAADGSGEEGEHCEILLRLEENGKLLSPGAFIPAAERYGLMPSLDRWVIRNALDLIGRNAGAVPGTYSINLSGLTLKDDTFLPFFREALQRSRVPASVLCFEITETSAIENLDEAIAFMNAMRAMGCRFALDDFGVGMSSLTYLKRLPVDYVKIDGSFVRDMLSDKTDWMTVEMINQISHLAGRRTIAEFVESPEILAALRTIGVDYVQGYAIARPAPFEPGPSVSAIEPRRASVG, encoded by the coding sequence ATGACGCGCCCTCCCAAGACAACGCTGCGCCTTATCGCGGTCGCCTGGCCCTTCGTCCTCATCGTCATCCTGCAGACGGCGCTGGCGACCTTCAGCCTGCAGGTCACCTCGTCGCTGCGGGCCTTCGTCACCGGCGAGAGCCTGTGGTCGAAGGGGCAGCACGACGCGCTCTACTATCTCAACCGCTATGCCGAGTCCGGCAACCGCTCCTTTGTCGACCGCTACCATCAGGCCATGGCGATCCCGATGGGCGACCGCTCGGCGCGGCTGGCGCTGGAAGCAAGCCCCGCGGACAATGCCGCCGCCTTCGAGGGCTTCCTGAAGGGCGGTAACCACCCCGACGACATTCCCAACGTCATCTGGCTCTTCCGCTATTTCCGCTGGCTGCCGATCATGGATGCCAGCATTCGCGACTGGCGCACGGCGGAAGGCGTGCTGATGCAATTGCTGCCGATCGGCGAGGGGATCGATGCGTCGCGCCATATCAGCGACGTCGACCGTCGTGACATCACGCGCCAGCTCGACGAGATAAACGCGCTGGTGACGCCTTTGACCAGGCGGTTCTCCGACCGTCTGGGCGAGGGCACGCGCCAGGTGCAGACGGTGCTCTTCGCCGCCAATCTTGCCATCGCGCTCCTCTTCATCGCGCTGACCGTCTGGCGGCTGAATAGCTTCCTTGCCCATCGCCGCAATATCGAGGAGCAGCTTTCGCACAGTGCGAACCACGACGACCTCACGGGCCTGCCGAACCGGCGGCTCTTCGAGGAAAAGCTGGCGGGCGTGCTCGACAATGCGGAGGCGCGTCATGCGCTGATGTTCATCGACCTCGATCAGTTCAAGGCGGTGAACGACAATGGCGGCCATGCGGCGGGGGACGCGCTGCTGCGTCGGGTCTCGCGCGACCTGAGCAACGCTATCCGCGGCTCGGATGTCCTTGCCCGGCTGGGCGGCGACGAATTCGGCATCGTCCTGCCGAACTGCCTGCCGGACGACGCGCTGCGCATCGCCATGCGGCTGCGCGAGATCACCGAGAGCATCGATTTCGTCTGGAGCGGGCATCGCTATTCGATCAGCGCCAGCATCGGTGTGGTCCATCTTGGCGGGCGCGGCTACACCCTGCAGGAAGCGCTGCGCGCCGCCGACATCGCCTGCTACATGGCCAAGGAGAAGGGACGCAACCGCGTGCATGTCTTCGAGACGAGCGATGCGGCGCAGAACCAGTTCACCGCGAACCTGAGCTGGGTGCAGCGCCTGCACCGGGCGCTGGAGGAGGATCGCTTCCAGCTCTTCTCGCAGGCGATTGCCGCCGCCGACGGGAGCGGGGAGGAGGGGGAGCACTGCGAGATCCTGCTGCGGCTGGAAGAGAACGGCAAGCTGCTTTCGCCCGGCGCCTTCATCCCCGCCGCCGAGCGCTACGGGTTGATGCCGTCGCTCGACCGCTGGGTGATCCGCAACGCGCTCGACCTCATCGGTCGGAACGCCGGCGCGGTCCCGGGCACCTATTCCATCAATCTCAGCGGCCTGACGCTGAAGGACGATACTTTCCTGCCGTTCTTCCGCGAGGCCTTGCAGCGCAGCCGCGTGCCGGCGAGCGTGCTCTGCTTCGAGATCACCGAGACCAGCGCCATCGAGAATCTCGACGAGGCCATCGCCTTCATGAATGCGATGCGCGCCATGGGCTGCCGCTTCGCGCTCGACGATTTCGGGGTCGGCATGTCGTCGCTGACCTACCTGAAGCGCCTGCCGGTCGACTATGTGAAGATCGACGGCAGCTTCGTGCGGGACATGCTGTCGGACAAGACGGACTGGATGACCGTCGAGATGATCAACCAGATATCGCATCTCGCCGGCCGCCGGACGATTGCGGAATTCGTCGAGAGCCCGGAGATCCTGGCGGCGCTGCGCACCATCGGCGTGGACTATGTGCAGGGTTACGCGATCGCGCGGCCCGCGCCTTTCGAGCCGGGACCGTCCGTTTCGGCAATCGAGCCGCGCCGCGCCAGCGTGGGCTGA
- a CDS encoding LamB/YcsF family protein — translation MAAIDLNSDLGESYGAWRMGDDAAMLAVVSSANIACGFHAGDPAGIYRTVQAAAANGVVVGAHVSYPDRVGFGRRDLDATAEELIADVIYQIGAIKGIAAAAGTTVRYVKPHGALYNRIAYDAKQGQAVIDGIRAVDPALVLMGLANAPILDLARRSGLAVVAEAFADRAYTPKGELVSRREAGSVLHDERKIADRMVQLARTGTLEAIDGSTIRVEAQSICVHGDSPGAVAIAQEIRRRFEAEGIVIRSFAGKA, via the coding sequence ATGGCAGCGATCGATCTTAACAGCGATCTCGGTGAAAGCTACGGCGCCTGGCGCATGGGCGACGACGCGGCGATGCTCGCCGTCGTCTCCTCCGCCAATATCGCCTGCGGCTTCCATGCCGGCGACCCGGCGGGCATCTATCGCACGGTGCAGGCCGCCGCCGCGAACGGCGTCGTCGTCGGCGCCCATGTTTCCTATCCGGACCGTGTCGGCTTCGGCCGCCGCGACCTCGATGCGACGGCCGAAGAGTTGATCGCCGACGTCATCTACCAGATCGGCGCGATCAAGGGCATCGCCGCTGCGGCCGGAACCACGGTGCGCTACGTCAAGCCGCACGGCGCGCTCTACAACCGCATCGCCTATGATGCGAAACAGGGGCAGGCGGTCATCGATGGGATCAGGGCGGTCGATCCGGCGCTTGTCCTGATGGGACTTGCCAATGCGCCGATCCTCGATCTGGCGCGCCGCTCCGGTCTTGCCGTCGTGGCGGAGGCCTTCGCCGACCGCGCCTATACGCCGAAGGGTGAACTTGTTTCCCGCCGTGAGGCCGGTTCCGTGCTGCATGATGAGAGGAAGATCGCCGACCGCATGGTGCAGCTTGCCCGTACGGGCACGCTCGAGGCCATCGACGGCAGCACGATCCGGGTGGAGGCCCAGTCGATCTGCGTGCATGGCGACAGCCCCGGCGCCGTCGCCATCGCCCAGGAGATCCGCCGCCGCTTCGAGGCCGAGGGCATTGTCATCCGCTCCTTCGCCGGCAAGGCATGA
- a CDS encoding 5-oxoprolinase/urea amidolyase family protein → MARFLPVSLTTILVELADLDETLALFAALQAAPIDGIEEMVPAARTLMIRFRPEQVTPAALAARIATYDLSAKIAPSEHLVEIPVRYDGEDLADVADLTGLSVDEVVRRHTQSEFTVAFCGFAPGFGYLVGGDPALHVPRRKSPRTRIPAGSVALAGAFSGVYPQASPGGWQIIGTTPVKMWDIDREPGALFQPGYRVRFFDMAKSGRTVSLPEPLPRRERAILPDAPCFTVRAAPMPALFQDRGRFGQTGQGVSASGALDRAAFNAANRIVGNPAGTPGLELTFGGFSFESTARAVIGLAGAATTVTVRDALGRSRDFPTYAPIPLEPGDVVTVGHPRKGMRAYLAVRGGFDIAPVLGSAATDTLAVVGPEPVAAGSVLALKGERAGLTSVSLDEAPAFGLPSADDIVTLDVVLGPRTDWFTQKGVETLTGQLWHVTPQSNRVGIRLAGAVPLERKDSAELPSEGTATGAIQVPHSGQPVLFLADHPLTGGYPVIGAVADHHLDLAGQIPVNASIRFRPIGPFAEIAAPQSR, encoded by the coding sequence ATGGCGCGCTTTCTTCCCGTTAGCCTGACCACGATCCTCGTCGAACTGGCCGATCTCGATGAAACGCTGGCGCTTTTCGCCGCGCTTCAGGCGGCCCCCATCGACGGCATCGAGGAAATGGTGCCGGCGGCACGTACGCTGATGATCCGCTTCCGCCCGGAACAGGTGACGCCGGCGGCACTTGCGGCGCGGATCGCAACCTACGACCTGTCGGCGAAGATCGCGCCTTCGGAGCATCTGGTAGAGATCCCGGTGCGCTATGACGGTGAGGACCTGGCCGATGTGGCGGATCTGACGGGCCTTTCCGTGGACGAGGTCGTCCGCCGCCATACGCAAAGCGAGTTCACAGTCGCCTTCTGCGGTTTCGCGCCGGGCTTCGGCTATCTCGTCGGTGGCGATCCGGCGCTGCACGTGCCGCGCCGCAAAAGCCCGCGCACCCGCATTCCCGCCGGCTCCGTGGCGCTCGCCGGGGCCTTCAGCGGCGTCTACCCGCAGGCAAGCCCCGGCGGTTGGCAGATCATCGGCACCACGCCGGTGAAAATGTGGGATATCGACCGCGAGCCGGGCGCACTGTTCCAGCCCGGTTACCGCGTCCGCTTCTTCGACATGGCCAAGTCCGGCCGGACCGTCAGCCTGCCCGAACCGCTACCCCGCCGTGAACGCGCTATCCTGCCGGATGCGCCTTGCTTCACGGTGCGCGCCGCGCCCATGCCCGCCCTCTTTCAGGATCGCGGCCGTTTCGGCCAGACGGGGCAGGGCGTCTCGGCATCCGGGGCGCTCGACCGCGCCGCGTTCAACGCCGCCAACCGTATCGTCGGCAACCCCGCCGGCACGCCCGGGCTCGAACTCACGTTTGGCGGCTTCTCCTTCGAAAGCACCGCCCGCGCCGTGATCGGTCTTGCCGGCGCGGCTACGACGGTCACAGTTCGAGATGCCCTCGGCCGCAGCCGGGATTTTCCGACCTATGCGCCTATCCCGCTGGAGCCTGGCGACGTCGTGACCGTGGGGCACCCGAGGAAAGGCATGCGCGCTTATCTCGCCGTGCGCGGCGGCTTCGATATCGCGCCCGTTCTCGGCAGCGCCGCAACCGACACGCTTGCCGTCGTCGGCCCGGAGCCGGTGGCGGCGGGAAGCGTGCTGGCCCTGAAGGGGGAGCGTGCGGGACTGACGAGCGTTTCCCTCGATGAGGCCCCGGCTTTCGGCCTGCCGTCCGCCGACGATATCGTGACGCTCGACGTGGTGCTCGGCCCTCGGACGGACTGGTTCACACAAAAGGGCGTCGAAACCCTGACCGGCCAGCTCTGGCACGTCACGCCGCAGTCGAACCGCGTGGGCATCCGTCTTGCCGGGGCGGTGCCGCTGGAGCGCAAGGATAGCGCGGAACTGCCGAGCGAGGGCACGGCGACGGGTGCGATCCAGGTGCCGCACAGTGGCCAGCCGGTGCTCTTCCTCGCCGATCACCCGCTGACGGGCGGCTATCCCGTCATCGGTGCGGTCGCCGATCATCATCTGGACCTTGCCGGCCAGATCCCTGTCAATGCCAGCATCCGTTTTCGCCCGATCGGCCCCTTCGCCGAGATCGCCGCGCCGCAGAGCCGATAG
- a CDS encoding GntR family transcriptional regulator, translated as MTDDADGLPLADRLARRMRALLISGELSPGQRLSEAAFSERFDVSRNSLREAFRLLTKDGLLHHEANRGVFVAVPSMASIIDIYRVRRMLECGALRQAWPQHPAIRIMRQSVGDGQRARDAGDWTGVGSANMVFHAAVVDLSDSARLNEFYARISAELRLCFGLLNDPEHLHAPFVDMNATILSLVEENRPVEAAAQMETYLNLAERTMLKALERASDPA; from the coding sequence ATGACCGACGACGCAGATGGCCTGCCGCTTGCGGATCGACTGGCGCGGCGCATGCGCGCGCTGCTGATCTCGGGCGAGCTTTCTCCCGGCCAGCGCCTTTCCGAGGCCGCATTCAGCGAGCGCTTCGACGTCTCGCGCAACTCCCTGCGCGAGGCCTTCCGCCTTCTCACCAAGGACGGTCTCCTGCACCATGAGGCCAATCGCGGCGTTTTCGTCGCCGTGCCCTCCATGGCCTCGATCATCGATATCTACCGGGTGCGGCGCATGCTTGAATGCGGCGCGCTGCGCCAGGCCTGGCCGCAGCACCCCGCCATCCGGATCATGCGCCAGTCCGTCGGCGACGGGCAGCGCGCGCGCGATGCGGGCGACTGGACCGGCGTCGGCAGCGCCAACATGGTCTTCCATGCAGCCGTGGTCGACCTGTCCGACAGCGCGCGGCTCAACGAGTTCTACGCGCGCATATCGGCGGAACTGCGCCTGTGCTTCGGCCTGCTGAACGACCCGGAGCACCTGCACGCCCCCTTCGTCGACATGAACGCCACCATCCTGTCGCTTGTCGAGGAGAACAGGCCCGTCGAGGCCGCGGCGCAGATGGAGACCTATCTCAACCTCGCCGAACGAACGATGCTGAAGGCGCTGGAGCGCGCCTCGGATCCAGCCTGA
- a CDS encoding acetyl/propionyl/methylcrotonyl-CoA carboxylase subunit alpha: MKKVLIANRGEIAVRILRACRDHGLLSVAVYADPDADALFVRLADEAYGLDGVRPAETYLDIDKLIAVAKRSGADAVHPGYGFLSERAEFARAVQDAGLVWIGPDPQVIEALGDKVEARRIAASVGAPLVAGSDGPVSSAAEVIAFAERHGLPVAIKAAHGGGGRGIKVAWKMEEVADLYESAVREATAAFGRGECFLERFLDRPRHIEAQVVADRHGNVLVLGTRDCSAQRRNQKLIEEAPAPFLTPEQRERIHAAAKAICAAAGYCGAGTVEFLLGADGTISFLEVNTRLQVEHPVTEETTGIDLVIEQFRIAEGKPLSVTETPQPRGHSIEFRINAEDPGRGFLPTPGTVTAFDPPSGPGVRLDSGVVTGSTIPGVFDSLMAKLIVTGATREEALRRARRALREFRIEGVATVLPFHRAAIDTEDFIGVDGFKVHTRWIESEFAAMPDAMARPEPAADPSLIRTHIEIDGRRVALAVPSLLLAGLGAVGQGGAPAKDKVADNGIAAPVSGTLQAFSIADGATVAEGDPVAVMEAMKMETQVLAPKAGRLRLRAREGDYLQAGDTLMVFED, encoded by the coding sequence ATGAAGAAAGTCCTGATCGCCAATCGCGGTGAGATCGCCGTGCGCATCCTGCGCGCCTGCCGCGACCACGGTCTCCTGTCGGTTGCCGTCTATGCCGACCCGGATGCCGACGCGCTCTTCGTGCGCCTTGCCGACGAGGCCTATGGCCTCGATGGCGTGCGCCCGGCCGAGACCTATCTCGATATCGACAAGCTGATCGCCGTCGCGAAGCGTTCCGGCGCGGATGCGGTGCATCCCGGCTACGGCTTCCTCTCCGAGCGGGCGGAATTCGCAAGGGCCGTGCAGGATGCCGGCCTCGTCTGGATCGGTCCCGATCCGCAGGTGATCGAGGCGCTGGGCGACAAGGTCGAGGCACGGCGCATCGCCGCCAGCGTCGGTGCGCCGCTTGTCGCGGGCAGCGACGGCCCCGTCTCCTCCGCGGCCGAGGTGATCGCCTTCGCCGAACGCCACGGTCTGCCGGTCGCCATCAAGGCGGCGCATGGCGGCGGTGGGCGCGGCATCAAGGTGGCCTGGAAGATGGAGGAGGTCGCCGACCTCTACGAATCGGCCGTGCGTGAGGCGACGGCCGCCTTCGGCCGCGGCGAATGTTTCCTCGAACGTTTCCTCGACCGGCCCCGCCATATCGAGGCGCAGGTCGTCGCCGACCGGCACGGCAACGTCCTGGTGCTCGGCACCCGCGACTGTTCGGCCCAGCGCCGTAACCAGAAGCTCATCGAGGAAGCCCCCGCGCCCTTCCTGACGCCGGAGCAGCGCGAGCGCATCCACGCGGCCGCCAAGGCGATCTGCGCCGCCGCCGGCTATTGCGGCGCGGGCACGGTGGAATTCCTTCTCGGCGCCGATGGCACGATCTCCTTCCTCGAGGTGAACACGCGCCTTCAGGTTGAGCATCCGGTGACGGAGGAGACGACGGGGATCGATCTCGTCATCGAGCAGTTCCGCATTGCTGAAGGCAAGCCCCTGAGCGTTACCGAGACCCCGCAGCCACGCGGCCATTCCATCGAGTTCCGCATCAATGCCGAGGATCCCGGCCGCGGCTTCCTGCCGACGCCGGGGACGGTCACCGCCTTCGATCCGCCGTCCGGCCCGGGCGTGCGCCTCGACAGCGGCGTCGTTACCGGCTCCACCATCCCCGGCGTCTTCGATTCGTTGATGGCCAAGCTCATCGTCACCGGTGCGACGCGCGAGGAGGCGCTGCGCCGTGCCCGCCGGGCATTGCGGGAATTCCGTATCGAAGGCGTGGCGACGGTGCTGCCGTTCCACCGTGCGGCCATCGATACGGAGGATTTCATCGGCGTGGACGGCTTCAAGGTGCATACCCGCTGGATCGAGTCCGAATTCGCCGCCATGCCGGACGCCATGGCCCGGCCGGAGCCGGCGGCCGATCCGTCGTTGATCCGCACCCATATCGAGATCGACGGCAGGCGTGTGGCGCTCGCCGTGCCGAGCCTGCTCCTGGCCGGCCTCGGCGCCGTGGGGCAGGGCGGGGCGCCTGCGAAAGACAAGGTGGCCGACAACGGCATCGCCGCCCCGGTCTCCGGCACCTTGCAGGCCTTCAGCATCGCCGACGGCGCGACGGTCGCAGAGGGCGATCCGGTTGCTGTCATGGAGGCGATGAAGATGGAAACGCAGGTTCTCGCGCCGAAGGCCGGCCGCCTGCGCCTGCGGGCGAGGGAGGGCGACTATCTTCAGGCGGGCGATACGCTGATGGTATTCGAGGATTGA
- a CDS encoding glutaredoxin family protein, with translation MLDTVQNAGRKAILYRMVTPHHTCPYGLKAKDLLRRSGYTVDDRHLTTREETDAFKAQHGVATTPQVFIDGARIGGYDDLRRYLGKPVADPAATTYRPVIVLFTLTALMAMATSFAVSGTPFTLQAAEWFIAFSMVVLAMLKLQNVESFATMFLNYDLLAKRWVPYSYIYPYAEGLAGVLMVAGALNWLSVPVALFIGTVGAASVFKAVYIDRRELKCACVGGASNVPLGFISLTENLMMIAMAVWMAAASLGYIGSHAM, from the coding sequence ATGTTGGACACAGTTCAGAACGCCGGCCGGAAGGCCATCCTCTACCGCATGGTAACGCCGCACCACACCTGCCCCTACGGCCTCAAGGCAAAGGACCTTCTGCGCCGCTCGGGCTATACGGTGGACGACCGCCACCTGACGACCCGCGAGGAAACCGACGCCTTCAAGGCACAGCACGGCGTCGCCACCACCCCGCAGGTCTTCATCGACGGCGCGCGCATCGGCGGCTACGACGACCTGCGCCGCTATCTCGGCAAGCCCGTCGCGGATCCGGCGGCAACCACCTATCGCCCGGTCATCGTGCTTTTCACGCTGACGGCGCTCATGGCCATGGCGACGAGCTTCGCGGTCAGCGGCACGCCCTTCACGCTGCAGGCGGCGGAATGGTTCATCGCCTTCTCGATGGTCGTTCTCGCCATGCTGAAGCTACAGAATGTCGAGAGCTTCGCCACGATGTTCCTCAACTACGACCTGCTCGCCAAGCGCTGGGTGCCCTATAGCTACATCTACCCCTATGCCGAAGGCCTTGCCGGGGTGCTGATGGTGGCGGGCGCACTCAACTGGCTGTCGGTTCCGGTCGCCCTCTTCATCGGCACGGTCGGCGCGGCATCGGTCTTCAAGGCCGTCTATATCGACCGCCGCGAACTGAAATGCGCCTGCGTCGGCGGTGCGAGCAACGTCCCGCTCGGCTTCATCTCGCTGACGGAGAACCTAATGATGATCGCCATGGCCGTGTGGATGGCCGCCGCATCGCTCGGCTATATCGGTAGCCACGCCATGTAG
- a CDS encoding cupin domain-containing protein → MIHVENFGDLLSRDIGAFAPKPTSIEGDQQEAATVLWTSPDGKMETGIWECTPGRFTADRTKIAEICHLLAGRVTLHNGDGTSRDIGAGEMFVLPHGWRGEWTIHERTRKIYTMVAGGV, encoded by the coding sequence ATGATCCATGTCGAGAACTTCGGCGATCTCCTCAGCCGCGACATCGGCGCCTTCGCGCCCAAGCCCACCTCCATCGAGGGCGACCAGCAGGAGGCGGCGACCGTGCTGTGGACCAGCCCCGACGGCAAGATGGAGACCGGCATCTGGGAGTGCACGCCCGGCCGCTTCACCGCCGACCGCACGAAGATCGCCGAGATCTGCCACCTGCTCGCCGGCCGCGTGACGCTGCACAACGGCGACGGCACGAGCCGGGATATCGGCGCGGGCGAGATGTTCGTGCTGCCGCACGGCTGGCGCGGCGAATGGACGATCCACGAGCGCACCCGAAAGATCTACACCATGGTCGCCGGCGGCGTCTGA
- a CDS encoding MerR family transcriptional regulator has protein sequence MVRSQHPEELTIGKLAAAANVGVETVRFYQRRGLLSTPRRMDGIRRYGEADVSRLRFIRQAQTAGFTLEEIRQLLALDSGEDRAAARAMATKRLAELDARMEDLQRARASLQTLVSECAVGKKGPCPILKSFEAS, from the coding sequence ATGGTACGGAGTCAACACCCTGAAGAGCTGACGATCGGAAAACTTGCCGCCGCCGCCAATGTCGGTGTCGAGACCGTGCGCTTCTACCAGCGCCGCGGGCTGCTCTCGACGCCAAGGCGCATGGACGGCATCCGCCGCTACGGCGAGGCGGACGTCTCACGCCTCCGCTTCATCCGGCAGGCGCAGACGGCGGGCTTCACGCTGGAGGAGATCCGCCAGCTCCTCGCGCTCGATTCGGGCGAGGACCGCGCCGCGGCGCGCGCGATGGCGACGAAGCGCCTTGCCGAACTCGATGCCCGCATGGAGGACCTGCAACGGGCAAGGGCATCGCTGCAGACGCTCGTTTCGGAGTGCGCGGTCGGCAAGAAGGGGCCATGCCCTATCCTGAAATCCTTCGAGGCTTCTTAA
- a CDS encoding GGDEF domain-containing protein, with amino-acid sequence MDAQTIFTTASVMVLANGAILTAMGRELPASLRAAAIHWCLGTLLIAFGCIVFAFGGPMPRPLMLSAANAAFAFGLTVYWIAIRLFLRLEIKARFFLPAVVASGAVVWFSAVMPSFSVRMLVVSVVWAGLMLMCVRDLVDPSRGNSSLARSILGAMFAVVGLYSVARCGFYLFAAPPEDFAVEAGGHWLNVLSALLMTLLPVVGTTAFLLMCSDRLRRGLERAAATDYLTGLPNRRSLAKAGAGAFLDARAGGVEFAVAVFDVDKFKAINDGYGHDAGDRALIHVANRLSGQLRPTDIIARTGGEEFVVLLRELVPGDALAMAERMRAAVERSDFSVDGREVRLTISAGLAVSNAGDADYDSVLRRADDALYRAKENGRNRVEIARDDASPSGEAAGGRLTINDPPAISGEDWSLPDEGPQARPLDGQISR; translated from the coding sequence ATGGATGCGCAGACCATATTCACAACGGCCTCCGTGATGGTGCTCGCCAACGGCGCCATCCTGACGGCCATGGGCCGGGAGCTGCCGGCGAGCCTGCGGGCCGCGGCCATACACTGGTGCCTCGGCACGCTGTTGATCGCGTTCGGCTGCATCGTGTTCGCCTTCGGCGGACCGATGCCGCGTCCGCTGATGCTGTCGGCCGCCAATGCAGCCTTTGCCTTCGGCCTGACGGTCTACTGGATTGCGATCCGCCTGTTCCTGCGGCTGGAGATAAAGGCCCGGTTCTTCCTGCCTGCCGTGGTGGCTTCCGGCGCGGTGGTCTGGTTCTCGGCCGTCATGCCCAGTTTTTCCGTCCGCATGCTCGTCGTCTCGGTCGTCTGGGCCGGCCTGATGCTGATGTGCGTGAGGGATCTTGTCGATCCGTCGCGCGGCAATTCCTCTCTTGCTCGCTCGATCCTCGGTGCGATGTTCGCCGTGGTCGGCCTCTACTCCGTTGCGCGCTGCGGTTTCTATCTCTTCGCCGCGCCGCCAGAGGACTTCGCCGTCGAGGCGGGCGGTCATTGGCTGAACGTGCTGTCCGCCCTTCTGATGACGCTGCTGCCGGTGGTCGGCACGACGGCCTTCCTGCTGATGTGCTCGGATCGCCTGCGGCGGGGGTTGGAGCGCGCGGCGGCGACGGACTACCTGACGGGCCTGCCCAACCGGCGCAGCCTCGCCAAGGCAGGGGCGGGCGCTTTCCTCGATGCGCGGGCCGGCGGTGTCGAATTCGCTGTCGCCGTCTTCGATGTCGACAAGTTCAAGGCGATCAACGACGGCTATGGGCACGATGCCGGCGACCGTGCGCTGATCCACGTCGCCAACCGGCTGAGCGGGCAACTGCGCCCCACGGATATCATCGCCCGCACGGGCGGGGAGGAATTCGTCGTGCTGCTTCGTGAGCTGGTGCCGGGCGATGCGCTTGCTATGGCCGAACGCATGCGCGCTGCCGTCGAGCGGAGCGATTTTTCCGTCGATGGACGCGAGGTCCGGCTGACCATCTCGGCGGGCCTTGCCGTCAGCAATGCCGGCGATGCGGACTATGACAGTGTGCTGCGCCGGGCGGACGATGCGCTCTATCGCGCCAAGGAAAACGGTCGCAACCGCGTGGAGATCGCGCGCGACGACGCTTCACCATCGGGTGAAGCGGCAGGCGGGCGGCTGACGATCAACGATCCGCCCGCCATATCCGGCGAGGACTGGTCCCTGCCGGACGAAGGCCCGCAGGCCCGTCCTCTTGACGGTCAGATTTCGAGATAG